From Leptidea sinapis chromosome 3, ilLepSina1.1, whole genome shotgun sequence, a single genomic window includes:
- the LOC126979525 gene encoding uncharacterized protein LOC126979525, translating to MSTFRVAVFALFLIVIAAVFSNPTTNTTIKQTTNGDHNETQVNKTNATDTNGDEIDDEGWEYENQTIVDTRRILYSKRVGIGKRPYMVYLQLTKESAKAHKYRGWLCGGVIVHPSYVLTSAACVEDAEHFYVVPGTTRFVDSFDYKSNNCVCNHRRRVVWKCIPKNYKFDFQDSIKWSANDIAIVKVDKPFKLGVKESNCEFATDLVCYNNVSRELEKAGTKGFIAGWGSGYQFREGVYRRDSMRPENAKCLQEAKVCIMDNEQCAKKWAERFRNIITQYMICTRDVMKRLSEICDKKYANCTDVEQRRNNEGDDDLSSHQVDLGRHLRDPDDYTARRSTKQGGFCENDHGGPLIVKYQGKERVVGVISACKIDPKSHSCHGPFLYTSVFKNRQFISCAINKDVEESCRRVFRTGITHEEITVDWDGVDEDDIDLRNENNDSSSNRDDDDDDDDSDSDDKPSLRDEGAKKNSEKAKDNSSAVEEETEKPKTKPDKKEDAKIKTSKHKNVSKKSGKHHSKGKKEKKAAAAKSKAPKDGSYESSRDENVNEPDEE from the exons ATGTCTACTTTTCGTGTCGCCGtatttgctttatttttaattg TAATAGCAGCagttttttcaaatccaaccaCAAATACAACTATTAAACAAACCACAAATGGCGATCATAATGAAACCCAAGTAAATAAAACCAATGCAACTGATACTAATGGAGACGAAATCGACGATGAAGGCTGGGAATATGAAAACCAAACGATAGTGGATACAAGAAGAATCTTGTATAGCAAGAGAGTTGGTATTGGTAAACGGCCTTATATG gtttatttacaattaacaaAGGAGTCAGCAAAAGCACATAAATACAGAGGCTGGCTATGCGGTGGCGTCATAGTCCACCCTTCTTACGTGCTTACGTCAGCGGCCTGCGTTGAGGACGCGGAACATTTCTACGTTGTCCCTGGTACCACCCGCTTCGTTGACAGTTTTGATTATAAGAGCAATAATTGCGTCTGTAACCATAGAAGGCGTGTTGTCTGGAAATGTATACCCAAGA ATTACAAATTTGATTTCCAAGATAGTATAAAATGGTCGGCTAATGATATAGCAATAGTGAAAGTAGACAAACCGTTCAAGCTCGGCGTGAAAGAGTCCAATTGTGAATTTGCAACGGATCTGGTATGTTACAACAATGTCAGTCGGGAATTGGAAAAAGCTGGTACCAAAGGATTTATAGCCGGATGGGGAAGTGGTTATCAGTTTAGAGAG GGAGTTTATCGTCGGGATTCTATGAGGCCAGAAAACGCAAAATGCTTGCAAGAAGCTAAAGTGTGTATAATGGATAACGAACAGTGCGCCAAGAAGTGGGCTGAAAGATTTAGAAACATTATAACGCAATACATGATCTGCACTAGAGACGTCATGAAGCGACTGAGTGAAATATGTGAC aAAAAATACGCCAACTGTACGGATGTAGAACAAAGACGCAACAATGAAGGTGATGATGATCTATCTTCACATCAAGTAGACCTGGGGCGACATTTACGTGATCCAGACGACTACACTGCACGTAGAAGCACTAAGCAAGGAGGGTTCTGTGAG AACGATCACGGCGGTCCATTGATAGTGAAGTACCAAGGAAAAGAACGAGTTGTTGGTGTCATATCAGCATGCAAGATCGACCCGAAGAGTCACAGCTGCCACGGACCATTCCTTTACACCAGTGTGTTTAAGAACCGACAGTTCATCTCCTGTGCTATTAATAAGGACGTGGA GGAGAGTTGCAGACGAGTATTTCGAACAGGCATCACTCATGAAGAGATAACAGTAGATTGGGACGGTGTTGACga AGATGACATCGACTTAAG gaATGAAAATAACGAtag TTCATCAAACCGTGATGACGAcgacgatgatgatgatagtgacag CGATGACAAGCCTAGCCTAAGAGATGAAGG CGCCAAAAAGAATAGCGAAAAAGCAAAAGACAATTCAAGTGCAGTAGAAGAAGAAACAGAAAAGCCCAAAACAAAGCCTGATAAAAAAGAAGACGCAAAAATCAAAACATCCAAACACAAAAATGTAAGCAAAAAAAGTGGTAAGCATCATTCAAAAGGAAAAAAGGAAAAGAAAGCAGCAGCTGCTAAAAGTAAAGCTCCAAAGGATGGTTCGTATGAATCTAGCAgagatgaaaatgtaaatgaacCCGATGAAGAATAG
- the LOC126979542 gene encoding uncharacterized protein LOC126979542, giving the protein MFYHNMASILFIYSMSLFSLYVGAIEVATQLPPEVTKILNDTRRIINGDEVTEGRPYMVYLKLPKSSIKQSNYRTWLCGGVIVHEEYILTSAACIEDAEHFYVVSGTYKYSDEDDRFNNPCIKNGAKKAIWKCVPKNYVFDGHENDNIRWMNNDIAIVKIEDGFDFSRRIRGCDFVPKPICYNNQSLTLENPGTVVSIAGWGTTSRYNEWVNRRKENQQNLLEAHVEIIAKNRCKRRWGSRYHNIIDNYMICSKDIGQTMSEICNEKYVDCQDINYSDDEDMRRDTKVAKIEKVPTNLVLHSAYHNETYANGTRRYASQADGGFCENDHGGPLVYGNGVNSVVIGVISACLVKERTNKCYGPFLYTSVFKNRQFISCAIYKDVEPKCRRQFRSGVTHVEKELSWKDHPDGPAKNELGGGGKTTLPEIVHRAHDNDDKVFAGSGFILRAEDTTPANKTSVT; this is encoded by the exons ATGTTTTATCACAACATGGCGtcaatactatttatttatagcatGTCTCTGTTTAGTTTAT ATGTAGGTGCAATAGAGGTTGCAACACAATTGCCACCTGAAGtcactaaaatactaaatgaTACTCGAAGAATTATTAATGGTGATGAAGTAACAGAAGGGAGGCCATATATG gTGTATTTGAAATTGCCAAAATCAAGCATAAAACAATCAAATTATCGGACGTGGCTATGTGGGGGCGTTATCGTACACGAAGAGTATATTTTAACTTCAGCGGCTTGCATTGAAGATGCTGAACATTTTTACGTCGTTTCTGGAACTTATAA ATACTCTGATGAAGACGATAGATTCAATAACCCATGTATCAAGAACGGTGCGAAGAAAGCAATTTGGAAATGTGTTCCCAAAA attacGTATTTGATGGACACGAGAATGACAATATTAGATGGATGAACAATGATATAGCAATCGTGAAAATTGAAGATGGTTTCGATTTTAGTAGACGTATAAGGGGTTGTGATTTTGTACCAAAACCTATTTGTTACAATAATCAGAGTCTAACGCTAGAGAATCCAGGTACTGTAGTCTCAATAGCAGGATGGGGCACAACGTCTAGATATAATGAG TGGGTTAACAGAAGAAAGGAAAATCAGCAGAATCTTCTAGAGGCTCACGTGGAGATCATTGCCAAGAACAGATGCAAACGTCGCTGGGGCTCCAGATATCACAACATCATCGACAACTACATGATCTGCAGCAAGGATATTGGCCAAACCATGTCAGAGATTTGTAAT GAAAAATACGTGGACTGTCAAGATATCAACTACTCAGACGATGAAGATATGAGACGTGATACGAAAGTTGCCAAAATTGAGAAAGTTCCAACGAACTTGGTGTTGCATTCGGCTTACCATAACGAGACATATGCCAATGGTACTAGGAGATACGCATCTCAGGCAGATGGCGGATTTTGTGAG AATGATCACGGAGGTCCCTTGGTTTATGGAAACGGAGTAAATTCCGTCGTTATTGGTGTAATATCTGCCTGTCTTGTTAAAGAGCGGACTAATAAATGCTACGGCCCATTCCTGTACACCAGCGTTTTCAAGAACAGGCAGTTTATATCGTGTGCTATTTACAAGGATGTTGA acCAAAATGTAGACGTCAGTTCCGCTCAGGTGTGACTCATGTTGAGAAAGAACTCTCCTGGAAGGACCACCCCGATGG CCCTGCAAAGAACGAGCTTGGAGGTGGCGGCAAGACTACACTCCCAGAAATAGTTCACAGAGCACATGATAATGACGACAAGGTCTTCGCTGGCAGTGGGTTTATCCTGCGCGCTGAAGACACCACACCTGCTAATAAGACATCCGttacataa